From the Candidatus Thorarchaeota archaeon genome, the window TCATGGCCCTTGCCCAAGTGGACATCAAGCGACTACTGGCCTACTCATCGGTCTCGCAGATGGGCTACGTTCTCTTTGCTCTCGGTGTCATGACGACCTTTGGTGTCGAGGGTGGCCTATTTCATCTCATCAATCACGCCTTTTCAAAGGGTCTACTCTTCATGACCGCAGGAGCAGTGATCCATCAGACGCATACTCGCGATATTGGGAAGATGGGAGGTCTCTCGAACAAGATGCCGATCACAGCCTTCGCGGCTGCAATTGGGGCCCTGAGCATTGCAGGCAGTCCTCCTCTCTCCGGTTTTGCCAGTGAGTGGATGATGTTCTACGGCGGTTTTCAAGCCTCGATGTTGGGCGATGGTGGTATTGGAATTCTTCCGTTCTTCATACTCTCCATCCTTGCTGTGTCAAGTACGATCCTTAGTGCAGGCTATATGCTACGATTTCTTTGGCGGGTCTTTCTCGGACCCGTTCCTGACGACCTTGAGTCGGTCACGGAGGCCTCGCGCTCCATGGTCATTCCCATGGTAATTCTGGGCTTCCTTATCGTGTTCTTTGGAATATTTCCCGATATAGCATTGAACGTCATAGTTCCCGCGGTGGAGGCCGTGTCGAATATTATTCCGTGAGGTGAGCCAAGATGTTGTTCGGACTACCCTATTACCTGATTCTTGTGATCCCCTTTGTTGGTTCTCTACTTGTCCCCGTCATGGGCAAGTTCAGTGAGCGCCTTCGTGATTGGACTCCCTCCATCTTCATGGGTGCATCAATGGTCCTTGCATGGTCCTTGCTCGGAGACCTTGGTTCACCACAGGGCCCCACAAGTTGGCCGTGGATCAATGCACTTGGTCTTAATTTCACGGTCCTCCTCGATCCTCTCTCCATCATTATGGCCGTGCTTGCCAGTACGCTCTGTTTCCTCATCTATGTCTATTCGACCGAGTACATGGCGCACGAAGAGGATCGTGACAGATTCTTCTTCCTCATGCTTGCCTTTGGTGGCGGGATGCTTACCCTTGTCCTCAGTGACAACCTGCTTATTGCATTCATTGGTTGGGAGATCATGGGCTTCTGTTCCTACGGTCTCATCGGTTTCTGGAACGATAAGAAGAATCCACCCGAGACCGAGCCGGATGCGATCGTCTCTACTAACCCACTTCTCCAGTACGAGACCGAGGGCGAGTACAATACGCAGTGCGGGACAAAGGCCTTCATTGTCACAAGGATCGGTGACGCCTTCATGCTTGGGGGCATTCTCATTCTCTTTGCTTTCACACAGACATTCTCCTTCACCGAGATGGCGCAAGACTACCAGCAATGGTGGCAGCTCATCGCGGCGGGTGGAATGCTGGTTCCTACATTCTTGCTCATCTTCGCAGGTGCCGTTGGCAAGTCTGGTCAGTTCCCACTTCAGGTGTGGCTCCCAGAGGCAATGGCCGGCCCCACATCGGTCTCGGCCCTCATTCATGCCGCGACAATGGTCAAGGCAGGTGTGTACATCACAGCCCGATTCCTTGTCACAATGGTGGGCGCAGCAGAGAGCAGTCACGAGACCGTGAGTATTGGTCTTGTGCCAACGCAGCTCGTCGGGCTGACACCAGCAATTCCGTTCTTCACAGTGGTTGCGATCATTGGAGCGATTACCGCCTTGATGACGGCCACGATGGGTCTGGTATCGAACGAGCTGAAACAGATTCTTGCATTCTCGACGCTCAGTCAACTGGGCTACATGATGCTGGGAATCGGTACTGCCGGACTGCTTCAGCATTACGAGCCTGCCTTTACCGCCTCCGTCCTGCACGTGATCAGTCATGGTGCATTCAAGGCGCTCCTCTTCCTCGCCTCGGGCGGGATCATCCATGCGCTACATTCCAAGTACGTCACGAAGATGGGCGGTCTCAAAGAGTACATGCCCAAGACGTTCAAGGTCATGTGGATCGGTGTGCTTGCTCTCTCGGGCATTCCGCCGTTCTCGGGCTTCTGGTCAAAGGATTCTATCATTGAGTACGCATACGAGCTGACGGCTCATGGCATGCTCGGCTGGATTCTGTTCGGGTTTGCAGTCCTTGCAGCGGCGTGCACGATCTTCTACAGCATTCGCATGATGGGTCTCACTTTCTATGGTCCACCACACAGTCATCACGAGACCTCTTCTGAGGACCACGGTGACGATCTTATCGAGGAGGCTCATGATGAGAGTGACCATCACGGTGCAATTCACGATCCCGGCCCGGCAATGATGATCCCGCTCTACATCCTTGCGGCCTTTACGATCATTGCCTTTCTGGTCTATCCCTTCGTTGAGATATTCATAGCTGAGAGTGGAGTCTACACTGCTGAGGCATGGACCGGCATCCTTGTCGAGATGACAGTGGCCAAGTTCACAACTGGTGCCGTTCCCTTCCTTCTCACTCTGGGCGCTCTTGCTCTTGGTGGTGTCCCGGCATACATAATTTACATCAAACACGCGGACAGAAAGAACGCGATCGTTCCCGAGAAGGGGATCCTTCGCCGTGTCTACAATTTCCTCCGCCATCGCTGGTACATCAATGAGGCCTACTACTGGATCCTCTACAAGTTCCTCTCGCTTGCGTCTTGGTGGCGTACTCGGATCGACGAACGGATCATAGACGGTATCGACTTCAAGTCGGCAGATGCCGCGCGTGGCGCATCACGTCGCATACGCTGGTTCGATGAGAAGGTCGTGGATGGCTTTGCCGAGGGGATCGGTACTGCTGGCTATCGTGCCTCTGATGATGGCCTCCAGCTCCAGACTGGGCGCATCAACGACTATGTTGCAATGGTGATTTTTGGTATGGGCATCCTGTTGGTTGTCCTACTCATCATGCTGGGGGTGATCTAAGATGCAGAACGAACTCGCTCTCTCAATCATCTCATTGGTTCCCATGAACATCTTGGCATTTATGATGCTCCTCCCGGCAGTCGGCGCAGTCATTGCCTATCTTGCTGGTGAGCGGGGGTCTCGTGTGATCACCCTCCTCATCACGGTCGTAGAACTGGTTCTTGCTCTGGCTCTCATGGGCGCAATTGACCCACAGATCAATCCCGCTGACCCTAATGTCGGAATGAACTATCTCTGGGAGTTCACCATGGGCACCATCAATTATGGCTCTCATACCACATCTCTCCAGATCGCACTCGGTGTTGATGGGCTCTCCGCGGTCATGGTCCTTCTTGCAAACATTGTTGTACTTGCCGCAGCTCTCTGCTCCAATCATATCACCGAATCACGAAAGCTCTACTACTCACTCTTCATGCTCTTACAGACAGGTCTCATCGGAGTGTTCCTTGCTGTCGATCTGATGGCGTTCTTCATCTTCTGGGAGCTGGTCCTTATTCCCATGTTCTTTATCATCGGACGCTGGGGTGAAGAGGGTTCACAGCACGCTGCGATCAAGTTCTTCATCTACACCCATTTTGGTTCGGCAGTGATGCTGATTGGTTTCTTTGTCCTCTATTTTGTGTCTGGACTCTATACCTTCAATATGCTTGTCCTGAGAAGTGCGGGTCTCTCACCGGATATTCAGATCGGTTTTGCACTGGCCGTATTCGTTGGTGCCGGTGTCAAACTCCCCGTCTGGCCGCTGCACAACTGGCTTCCGTGGGCGCATGTCAAGGCTCCTACTCCGGGTTCGGTCATCCTTGCAGGTATTCTCCTCAAGATGGGTGGGTATGGCTTTCTCCGTCTTGGCCTCTGGATGGTGCCTGAGGGCTTTGCACGACTGAGCATACCCTTTGCAGCCTTAGCGGTGTTCACCTGTATCTACGCCGCCTTTGTGGCCCTTGCCCAGACTGACCTCAAGAGCATGGTCGCATACACATCGATCAATCACATGGCGTGGGTGCTGCTCGGTGTGGCGGTTGGATCGGCAATGGCCATTCAGGGTGCAGTATACATGATGTTCTCTCACGGAGTCATCATCTCGATCATGTTCATTGTGGCCGGAGAACTCAAGCACTTGACGGGCACACGAAACATTCCTGAGATCAAAGGCCTTGGAAAACAGGCACCACGCCTCTCTGCGATCTTTGTTCTGGGCTCGCTTGCGGCCTTTGGGCTACCCGGGTTCAGCGGATTCCTCGCGGAGTTCTTCACGCTGATGGGTGCCGTTCCCGTCTTCGTCTGGAGTGGATTCATCACACTTGGAGTCTTTCTCACGGTCGGTTATCTGCTGTGGACGCTGAACCGAATCGTCTTCTCTGAGCCTGATCCAGAACACTACATCAGGAAGGCTCCGTGGCAGGATCTCATTGCTCCTGTGCTTCTCCTGATTCCGGTCATTCTTCTCGGGTTCTGGCCGGACCTGATCATGACCTTCATACAACCCTTCGCCGAACTCATTGTCGGAGGTGCAACACCATGATGCAACTCGTATCCACATTTGCCGATCTCATTCGTTCCCTGTTCGCCCCCTTGACCGACCTGATGGTGCGATACATCCCTGCGACGTGGTTGGGATCCCTTCCTGTTCTCACGTTGCTTGCGTTCGCTATCATCTCACTTGCGGTGGGGATGCGGTACAATCCGTTCATTCTCAGTCTCATCGGTGTTGTCCTTGCGGGTATTGAGATGGTCGTGATCGACAGCGGTCTCTATGGGGTTTCATTTGGTGGACTCTTTGTCAGAGGTGCCTTTGCTGACTTTTTCATCTATATCATTCTGATTGCGTCGTTTCTGGTGGTGCTTGCCTCCAACTCGTTCATTGGCGATAAGGGGCCTTTCCATTTCTTGTTGCTGATGTCAGTCGCAGGTGCGCTGTGGATCGTCATGGCCACTGATCTGGTCGGGCTCTTTCTCGCGTGGGAGATGATGTCTACTCCCACATATGCTCTGGCCGCAATGGGGCCAAAACGCGCAGCCGTGGATGGTGCGATCAAGTACTTTGTCATGGGCCTTCTTGCATCGATGCTGATGCTCGTTGGTATTGCTTTGGTCTATGGTGTTGCTGGAACTGTGAACATTGCTGAGGTCGCTCAAGTCGTTCAGGTCTATTGGACGAATCCTACGCTCGATACATCCGCAGTGGCCACTCTATTGTTGGCAGTAGTGCTCTTTGTGATCGCCTTTGGATTCAAGATCGGTGTCTTTCCCGGCTGGATGTGGGTGGCTGACACCTACGGGAGTGCGGATGGTACGGTCTCTGCATACCTTGCTGGCGGGACCAAAAAGGCGGGTGTAGGTGCCATCATGCGGATCTTGTTCGCTGGGTTCTTTGTGGCCCGTCTTGAGTGGATGCCCCTTCTGGTGGGCGGGGCGATTTTCACGATGTTCATCGGAAACATTCTTGCTCTCAGAGAGAAGAATATCATGCGCATGCTTGCATATTCCAGTATTGCCATGATGGGGTACCTATTCATCGGTCTTGCAGCAGGTACTCAGCTTGGTGCGTCAGCGGCGATGTTTCATGCATTTGTTCACGCTCTGATGAAGACCTCAGCTTTCATTCTTGTCTGGGCACTATCACTTCGTCTGGCAAAGAGAGTCACCTATGACGATCTGGAAGGTCTCAACAAGAGGTCTCCTGTGGCCGCAGCACTCTTGGCAGTCTTGATGCTTGCTCTCTCGGGGATGCCCCTTACTGCTGGCTTCTGGTCAAAGCTGATCCTCTTTGCAAGTGCTGTCGAAGTTGGCATGTGGTGGCTGGCCCTGCTTGGTGTCCTCAACTCGGTGATCTCGCTCGGCTACTATCTGCGAGTGCTGAAGGTATGCTACATGTTCGAACCACGTTCCGACGAGACCATAAAGATCTCAAGGCTCTCGCTGATCGCAGTCGGTATCGGTGTCCTTGGTGTCTTTGTGTTGTTTATCATACCCGGTCTCGTGCTGGACTATGCTACACTTGCAGCAATGGCTCTGATTGGATGATATCAAATCGCGGGTCACTTACGTCAAGGCAGGGATTTGTTTCTCTGTCTTGATCTCTTTTCTACTGTTTTTGGCCCCTCTTGATAATGTGACTATCCTTAATATGGGATGTCACGTTCATTACTTTAGTCTGAGCTGGCTTTCAAGCAAGTAATTTCTCGGGTGATTGCATTTTCTAATATCTACCAATCTGCCAGAAAAGTCGCAACCAGACGAATGAAAAATAAGTAAGCCTCGCCCCGTGTTACAGGGGCGAGTTATGTAAGTCTGTTAGTTAGACCTAATGTCCTGCGCGTTTGCCCAGAATGACCACAATCACGATTACAATTGTTGCTCCTCCGATGATGAGGACGATCGTGATTGTGATGATGTTTGGTCCTGGTTGAGTGGTCCCCGTAGTTGAATTGGTCGGAGACGTGGCTGTCGTTGTGGTTGACGTTGGGGGTGTAGTAGTTGTCGTGGTTGTTGTTGTAGTCGTCGTCGTAGTTGTCGTTGTCGTGGTTGTAGTAGATTGGACCGTGACAGTGACAGAGTCCTGTACAGTATTGCCGCTCTGATCACTGAGAGTGATGGTGTAGACATGAGTGCCCACTTCAAGACCATCAAGTGATACAACCATCTGTTCGGAGCTTGCGTTCCATGATCCCGTCCGAACAGTCTCATTGTCAAGATCAATGCTGTACGTGGCAGGAGCAAAATCATCTCCATTCCACACTATTGTCAGTCCAGTCTCTCCAAGATCCATTGTGACATCGGCTGGATGATTGACCTCAGGTGCAGTAGTATCGACCACCTTCACAGTCACGCTATCAGCTGCAGTGTTACCCGAGCTGTCACGCACTTCGATGGTGAAGAGGTATGTTCCCACAGAACGCCCGTCCACAGAAACAGTGTAGTCTCCGTTCGTCCACGTGGTCCATGATCCTGTTGTGCCGTTCACCACAACTCTGTAGGTGTCGGGGTCGAGATCGCTCAGCGACCATGTAATGGAGTGGCCAGTCGTGCCAAGTTCATATGTAATGTCCTCAGGGCTACTGACAGAAGGTGCAGTTGTATCAGTCACTGTTACGATGACCGTATCCACTGCCACATTACCGGATCCGTCTTGGACTTCCACAGTATAGTTGTGGGTACCTTTGGACAGGCCATCTACATTGACGCTGTATGACCCATTTGTCCAGCTTGCCCACGCACCCGAAGCATCATCAACATAGACCCTGTAAGTGTCAGGATCTCTGTCGCCTAATGTCCAAGTAATGGAGTGGCCAGTCGTACCGAGCTCGTATGCAATGTCGTCAGGATTGTTGACCTCTGGAACAATTGAATCTGAGACCGTGACCATTACGGTGTCAGTTACAACATTATCGCTTACATCTTGCACCACGATAGTGTAGTTGTGTTGTCCAACTGCCAGACCGTCAATGTTGACTTCATAGCTTCCATTCGTCCAGCTGGCCCAAGAACCCGCAACTCCATCCACATAGACGCGATAGGTGTCTGGGTTTACGTCGCCAAGAGTCCACACGATCTTGTGACTGGTCGTACCGAGCTCGTACGAGGTATCCGGAGGACTTGTCACATCCGGGTTCGTTGTGTCATCAACAACAGTCACGTAGACCGTGTCAGTTGCAACGTTATTGCTTCCGTCATTCACTTCTATTGTGTACTCGTAGACTCCAACTGCAAGGCCGTCCACTGAGATACTGTAGGTACCGTTCGTCCATGATGTCCAGTCACGAGTTGTGCCATTACTGATGATCCGGTACTGGTTCGGGTGCGCGTCGCTCAGGGTCCATGACAATTCATTGCCCGTAGTTCCGAGACCGTATGACAGGTCATCGGGAGAACTGACACTTGGTGCAGTATAGTCTCGTACGGCCACACGAACGTACTTGACGCTCTGGTAGCCTGCTTGATTCGTCACACGGATCGTGTAAGTGTAGTTGTTCGTGCTATACGGTAGGCCATGTTCAATATCGCAGGTGAACGATCCAGTGGTGCTACCTGACGCAACCATAAGTCCAGACCATGACGAAGTGACGGTCCAGCTGCTAAGATAGGCTCCTGCAATTGTGAACTCGAAGACTGGTGGAGTAGGATCATTTACGGGATCCCAATGAATCCATAGCGGTTCACCAGCATAGACTCCCTGATAGAGTCCACCTGCTGGCGCAAAGCTGCTATCCACATCCGAGATTGTGGGACGATCGGTCACATGAGTGGTTGTTGTTGGACCATTTAGCAGTACGGTGATGGCATATGTGTTCTCAGTCGTAGAGTTGACAAAGAACAAGCGATCCCCGATCGTGTGGTATGTGGCCGTGAATACAAAGTACGAACCGTTCCACGTGGTGACCATGTCTGCAAGTACTGCTGTGTCATCGCTTCCGAGCCAGTGGCTATCATATGCCAGTCGTGCGCGAAATGCGACAGTACAGGTCTCGTCAACAAGTACCCACTGAGGTGAGGACAGGTCATAGATCTCGACTGCATCCCAGACGACTGTTACAGATTGGCCGTTTTGGTCAACTGTTACAATTCCGTAGTTGGTCCCACTGCACTGGACTGTGTTATAGGTCTCGGCCTTCACCGTGCTTGAAGATCGACTGATCCTCCACACTCCACTGCCTTGGTAGCTGGCAACGTGATCGTTGATGCGTACAGTTCCGATAGTGATGAATGTGCCATCGTATGCATGGACTAACAGTACGTCTATGTTCACCAAAGTGTTGATGTTGACTCTGGAATCTGTGACACTGTATGACTGGACCAGTACCTCATCCCACACACAATATGTTTCATCGTTGGTGAGAATTGCGGTGATGCCATATGAGTCGTCACCAGCCGCAGAGGCAACAGTATATCCACGTCTTCCAACTGTGCTATGCACGAAGGTCGTTGAGTTGAGGTTTAGCGTTCCTGTGTATACTCCGTTATCGTAGGCGTATACTGCGGAGACCACGATACCCGTTGCATTGTCACCAGTGTTAATCCGTTGATCAAGGGGGTCAGTAATGCTGACGACCAGCGCATCCCAGATACAGTAGGTTTCTTCATTTGACTGGATTACCATGATGCCATACGAGTCGTCACCAGCCGCTGATGTGACAGTGTACCCATGTTTTCCGACTGTGCTATAGGCAAAGGTTGTGGAATTGAGATTTAATGTACCATCGTAGTTCGTGCCATCGTAGGCGTACACTGCACTGGCCACGATTCCAGTGGCTGTCTGACCAATATTGATTCTCTGGTCTGCTGGATCTGCGACATGGACTATGAGTGCGTCCCAGATACAGTACGTGAGATCGTTCGTTTGGATGGCAGTGATCCCATAGCTGTCATCACCACCCACACTTGAGACCGTGTACCCATGCTTGCCTACTGAGTTGTATAGAAACGTTGTAGAGTTGAGTGTCACAGTTCCATCATAGGCTGTGTTGTCATACGCATAGGTCACAGTGACTACGATGCCTGATGCATTCTCGCCGAGATTGATTCTCTGATCAGTTGGGCCAGTAATGTCCACGACGACCGCATCCCAGATGACAGTCGTACTCTTTCCATTCTGATTGACAGTAGTAATGCCATGAGCGTTTCCACTTACTTGGACCGTATTGTAGGTGACACCTGTGACAGAGCCGTAATTCTGGGATATTCTCCAGACCCCGCCAGATCCGGAGTAGGTCGCGGTGGCTCCGTTTATCGTGACCGTGCCATCTGTCACTGGCGAGCCATCGGATGAATAAACCAAGGTGGTCTCGATGGTCACAAGCGTACCAATATTGACATGACTGTCACTCACATGATACGATTGGACACCGACCTCGTCCCATGTTACTCCGATCGATTGCGAGTTTTGATCCACTAAAGAAATACCATATTGGTTGCCACTGCAAGCAACAGTGTCAAAGAGAATACTGGTCACGGAGTTCTTCGTGATGGTTGCTCTCCATATACCACTCCCCTGATATGTGGTCGAGTACCCATTGATG encodes:
- a CDS encoding NADH-quinone oxidoreductase subunit M → MQNELALSIISLVPMNILAFMMLLPAVGAVIAYLAGERGSRVITLLITVVELVLALALMGAIDPQINPADPNVGMNYLWEFTMGTINYGSHTTSLQIALGVDGLSAVMVLLANIVVLAAALCSNHITESRKLYYSLFMLLQTGLIGVFLAVDLMAFFIFWELVLIPMFFIIGRWGEEGSQHAAIKFFIYTHFGSAVMLIGFFVLYFVSGLYTFNMLVLRSAGLSPDIQIGFALAVFVGAGVKLPVWPLHNWLPWAHVKAPTPGSVILAGILLKMGGYGFLRLGLWMVPEGFARLSIPFAALAVFTCIYAAFVALAQTDLKSMVAYTSINHMAWVLLGVAVGSAMAIQGAVYMMFSHGVIISIMFIVAGELKHLTGTRNIPEIKGLGKQAPRLSAIFVLGSLAAFGLPGFSGFLAEFFTLMGAVPVFVWSGFITLGVFLTVGYLLWTLNRIVFSEPDPEHYIRKAPWQDLIAPVLLLIPVILLGFWPDLIMTFIQPFAELIVGGATP
- a CDS encoding NADH-quinone oxidoreductase subunit N, whose amino-acid sequence is MMQLVSTFADLIRSLFAPLTDLMVRYIPATWLGSLPVLTLLAFAIISLAVGMRYNPFILSLIGVVLAGIEMVVIDSGLYGVSFGGLFVRGAFADFFIYIILIASFLVVLASNSFIGDKGPFHFLLLMSVAGALWIVMATDLVGLFLAWEMMSTPTYALAAMGPKRAAVDGAIKYFVMGLLASMLMLVGIALVYGVAGTVNIAEVAQVVQVYWTNPTLDTSAVATLLLAVVLFVIAFGFKIGVFPGWMWVADTYGSADGTVSAYLAGGTKKAGVGAIMRILFAGFFVARLEWMPLLVGGAIFTMFIGNILALREKNIMRMLAYSSIAMMGYLFIGLAAGTQLGASAAMFHAFVHALMKTSAFILVWALSLRLAKRVTYDDLEGLNKRSPVAAALLAVLMLALSGMPLTAGFWSKLILFASAVEVGMWWLALLGVLNSVISLGYYLRVLKVCYMFEPRSDETIKISRLSLIAVGIGVLGVFVLFIIPGLVLDYATLAAMALIG